GGCAGTAGCCAAATCTAAAGCATATACATTGGTATAATAAGGCACCAACCACCCAGCAAAAGCGACAAAACATCCAAAAACTAAGAAATAATATAAGCCGAAACGCCACACTCTGATACTTTTAAGCGGCGCCATCATTCCTTTTAAGCTCTTAGTACTTGAAGCAGGCTTCTTATTTTTAGTCGTTAAGAAAAAAATAACCGCCATAAGCACCAATACTGCTGCATAAATTTTAGGCATCTCTCTCCAACCATCTAAATTGGTTTTTCCATCGGTTAAGTAATCCAAAAGTTTAGGTCCTACTAAAGTAGTTATCGCTGCCCCTGCATTACCAGCACCAAAGATCCCTAAGGCAATACCTTGTCTTTCCTTTGGAAACCAAATCGATGAAAATGCAATACCTACGGCAAAACTAGCACCTGCAATTCCAAAACCTAAACTACATAAAGCGAAAGACCAAAAATCGTTAGCATAAGACAACAAATACATAGGAACAGCACATAGCAACAACAAACCAGTAAACAAAGGCTTCCCGCCTAGTTTATCGGTTAAAACTCCGGCTGGCAATCTGAAAATAGCACCAGTTAATACAGGAATCCCTATTAACCATCCTATTTCAACACCAGACCAATCAAAAACTTGATTGTCCACTAAAAATGTCACCAATATGCCATTTAACAGCCAAGCTGCAAAGCAAAAAGTAAAGGCTAAAGTATTTATAAAGAGTATTTTATTTGCACCTTTAGTTGTATTCATTTCAATAATAGTTTAAAATTTATAATACAGATATAACTAATTCCTGAAACAAAATTAAGTATAAATACTTAATTTTAAACATCTAAAACTACGTAATTAAACAGAAATATGAGTTTGACAATTTAAGTTTAATGATATTGAAGAATCATTAAAAGAAAAGGGGAATTTCAATTTAATTTAGGAAATATTAAGATTTAAGAAGAAAACAATAAGCCTGCATCACATAAAAACATCGTACTTTTAAAGAATAAAACGTTACGAACTTATAGTTACCTGAACCATGTAACACAGACTTACACTTTAAAGTCGCGCTATCGGGGTGTAAATGTATTTTTTTTGCAATGTCCATCAGTTGTAACTGGTGGTAGCGGAGAATATCATTTGTTTTTATTCGGGTTCTGGTGGGAATCAAAAACCCTTGTGATATATATTTTTGTCTTGCCGTTGCGGTAGGTAATTTTGTAGTTTTTGTAAAATATCTTTCTGTACTCTAGTTTTAAATGATCAAACGCTTCGTCCACAGAGCCAATATTTTCAAAATCGTATGCTGTGTTTTCTAATATTTTTGAGGCATCAATAATATTATGGGCAATCGCAAGGGCTTTTTGTTTTCCCATACGCTTCACATTAAAAATCGATATTTTATTTAAATCCTTTAAAGCTCTTTTTGTCCATTTTACAGGTTTGATTATAGCTCCCAATTATCCACAATTTTATGTGCCTCTTCAATACTATAAACACGAACTGACTTTATATCTGCTTCTGCTTCTGCCATTAGCATGTCCTCATTTGCCTGTTCTTTGGACAAAGTTTCCTTTACTTTACGCATCGATTTTATCATATTCTTTACAGCTGCTATAAATGTTGGGTCTTTAGATTCAGACAGTGCTGCTTCAATCCATTTTATTTCTGCTTGTAAATCCATAGTAATATTCATTTTAGTCTTGTAAAGATACAATTTCTGTTTCATTTCTTTTTATTGTTTTTAACAACTACCATCGCAATCTTCAAACAAGAAAAACACATCGTCATGCTCTTGTTGGTACGAAGTTATAATGTCATTTTGTAAAAACTTAAGAAAAGCATTAATATTTCAGGTATAGGGGTTTGAGTTTCTACCATTTTAACAGCTGCTTCCTTTACGCTAGAGGCGTATTCATGACTTGTATTGGGTTTATCGTTGTATTTAATAACTAGGTTTACTATATCTGCTGTAGGTAATTGCGCTACTTGGAGGGCTGTTTTATCTTGTTCTTATTAGATGACCACCAGTTGAAAACTGGCGGTAGCGGGGAATTTTAATTGAAATTATCGAATTTAGTAGTTTTAATCAAATGAATCATTAGTAATTAAGACGCAACCTTTATTGAAAATCTTCATCTACAAAACAAATACTTAAAATGAAATACAAATATTGTTTCTTACTGCTTTTTTTAATTCTCATCAATTGCGCCAAATCGAATGAACCCATTGTTTCTAATGAAACCTTGATAGTCGGTAAATGGGAACTAACGGAAGCATACATAAGCGCTGGTGGCCCCCAATACTGGATAGATGTTGAAAACGGCCATGACATTGATTTTTTGGAAAACGTAACATTTTCTTCTAGTAGATTTACTGAATGTACTACTGGAACCTTTTCAATAATTGAAAACAAATTACTCCTGAAATACAACTGCCAGGATTTTAATAGTGAATATGAAAACGAACAAGGTTATATAACTTATGATTTGGAATTTTATTCTGATTACTTTATCGTTTCACCCACGAGTGGCCCCATTTGTATTGAAGGTTGCAGTTATAAATATCAAAAAAAATAACTTTTACCAACAATAAATTACCAAGCAACCTCTAATGTGCAGTTAGCAACATTGAACTACCAAGATAACAGGCAGCGCTTGCTATTTTTAAAAAGTTTACACCAAACTTATACCAAATCGAATTCCTTAGCCTTATTACTAAGTTCCATCAAATTTTTAACCTCCAATTTTTTCATCAAGTTAAAACGATGTACCTCAGCGGTACGTTTGCTGATTTGAAGTTCTTCAGCAATATCCTTATTGTTTTTAAGTTGCAATACTAAATTAAGTATTTGCTTTTCACGCTTGGTTAATTTAAACGGATCTTTTACAGCCTTTTTCTCTGGAACTACTGCAGCGTTTGTGTTGCCGTTAACAAAATTATTCATAATGATTGCAGACACATCACCGGTAAAATATTTACCACCAGACGCCACATTATTCAGCGCTTTTATAAACTCTTCTTTACTGGCTCCTTTTAACAGATAACCATCGGCTCCAGCCTGAATGGCTTTTAACACATATTCCTCAGAATCGTGCATAGATAATACTAAAGTACGAACATCAGGATACGTTTTACTTATAACACCAACCACTTCAATACCGTTCATTTCGGGCATTCTAATATCAACAATTAGCACATGTGGTTTAGTCTCAGCAACAATCTCCAAAGCTTCCTTTCCATTTGATGCTTCAGCTACCACTTTTACTCCAGATTGATCTTCTAAAAGTGCTCTTATTCCATCCCTAACCAAAACATGATCATCGGCAAGCACAACATTAATAATATCCATAACCTTTAATTAAAACACAAAAGTAATAAAATTAAGTAAAACTACGTATTTATCCTTTTAGTGCTGTTATTTGAATTTCAATTTTCATTTTATCATCGGCCAAACCCGCCGAAAACATGGTGGCTGCCGGTTTTATGTGGCCAAAATACTTATTTAAAACGGGCCAACAGGCTTCAAAATCTTTTGCTTCCGGCAATATATACGTAACTCGAACCGTATCTTTCAAACTTACCCCTGCTTCCTCTAATGCTTTTATGATATTCACAAAACATTGTTCGGTTTGCTCAACAATATCATCACTAATACGCATCGTTTCATAATTATATCCTGTAGTTCCTGAAACAAACACCCAACCATTTTTAACCACCGCTCTGGAATAGCCTATCTTATTTTCGAAATCGGAATTTGAACTAATTAATCGTCGTTCCATATCTTTATACCTATAAAATAATAAAAACGCCTCTTACTTCTCTTTTAATGGAATATTTAGCGTTACACGTGTACCTTTACCTGGTTCAGAATTTATAAAAAACCGACCGTTAATGTATTTAATGCGTTCTCTCATAAAGGTCATACCCATACCACCATCACCATTTTTGATGTTTTTAACCTTACTCGGATTGAAACCAATACCGTTATCATCAATAACAATACTCAAAATATCTTTACTATGAGACAGGGACACCAAAATATGTGATGTTTCAGCATACTTAATCGCGTTATTAACAGCCTCTTGGGTGATGCGGTAAATATTAATTTCGGATAAAGAATCTAAACGCTGATTAAAATCGGTTTTATTAAACAGCATAATTTGTTTTCCTGTAAGCTTAGCCAATTCTTGAGTTAACTTCGTAATGGCGGGTACAATACCATGATCGGTTAATTCTGGCGGAGTCAAATTAAAGGTTGCTGTTCTAATACCTTTAATAATATCGGAAGCGAGTATTTTTAGGTTTTCAACTTTAGCCGTGGCTTTTTCCACATCAGTGGTATCAATACTTTCTAAATTATATTTTAATCCCGTAAGCATTTGCCCTATGCCATCGTGAACATCTTTAGCAATACGGTTTTGCTCCTTTTCTTGATTTTCAATAATCTTACTAGAAATGATTTTTTGCTGATTCATTTTCTCCTCGAAACTCGCCGCAGTAAGTCGGTCAATTTCCAGTTGCGCTTCTTTTCTATCAGTGATTTCGGAAGCAATAATGAGTAACTCCGATTTGTCTTCGGTAGGACTAAAGGGAATGATGGCCATTTCCAACCATACATCTTTTCCGTCTTTAGTAGTAGCCTTCACTTCGCCTTGCCAACCTGTTTTTTTAGACTTAACAATTAACTCTTCAATTATTAACTGTTCGTTTTCTACGGTTGACAACACTTTCCAAAACAAGCCCAAATCGTTAAGTTTAGAATAGGCAAATAAGCGTGAAAACTTATTACCCATATGTACGATTTGACCATTTTGTAAAATACGAGCAAATAATAAGGTATCATCCATAGCGCGACTTAAAGCACGCAATTCTTTAATGGATTTTTCTTTAGCTAAACTAAGTTCATCGGCATCAAAAGCCATTTTCTTGGCACGTTTTTCGGCATACAACAACTCTGAAAGCGTGGATCTCACCGATTTCGCCGCAGGCCAAAAAATAAATAAAAATTCTGCCAATAATATGAGTAAGGTTAACGCTGTAAGCCATGATTCTAGTCTACGTAACCAAGCAACTTTTTTCTCGGCCTCCAGATCGTATTGATTTACGATATCGTCCATCATCAAGAGAAAATCACCTTCATTATCTCTTACAATGTCTACTTCGGTATTTAATGTAGACAAGTCTAACTCGGGCGATTTTTCAATTTCTGAAATGATGGTTTTCGTGGCAAAACGCATTTTATCAAAAACCGGATTCAGCACGGCAAAACGGACTTTTACATCGGCCGAATTGGTATCGGGAAGCCCTAGACTATCATTACCATTTTGAAGCGCATGATGCGAAAGCTCCCAAACATTAAGCGTTTCCTTTATTCTATTTTTTAAGGCTATCCGCCCTTCTAGCGATTTTTCTGAAGTGAGTGACACGACGTTTTTAGTCAGTTTCTGACTTAACATACGTTGTCGCCCTGCTACATTTATGACCGAAGAATCTGTTTCCTGATTTGAAAGGTGGTTTCGAATTAGAATTTGACTAACAATGACAGAGACTGCAATGGCGCTTAAAGCGATAATATAAAGCCGGCTTAATTTATCAAACGTACTTTGGTCTAATGAATTTCCGTGCTTCGTCATATATTACATCTTATGAAATTGCTTTTTTAACGAGTTCAAGACTTTTCTCTGAATAAGGTAATTGCAGTGCGGCTTGATGGCCATCCTCCGACATTTTAACCCACGTTTTCTGAAGAATATCTATAATTTTCTCGTCTTCATGTTTGGCTGCGAATTCTTCGAAATAATAATCTAAAAACACCAAACAGATGGTATCTTCTAGAATTTGAGTTTCTTCATTCTTTTTAATGAGCTTTTTATTTATTAATAAAGACACTCTATCAATAAATTGTTGATCGTAGCCTACTTGCTCTAAAATTTCAGCAGTAATTTCGGCGTGCATTTTCTTTAAAGTTTCACGCCATTTTAAATACCCCACACGATCCATAGGGTACTCATCTCTTGCTATTTTCCAGCGGCAAATGTGTTGTGCTCTTGCCGCGATTTGAAGTGCCTTTGATGCATTAGGATTAAATTGCAATAACTTCCTTGTCATACGCTGTGAATACAGCAATTCTTTAGGGTAGTCTATACCTGCAACTTGGTATGTATTAGTATCTTCGGCGTTTTTTTTATCTATTAAAGCTATTGCGGTTTCAAATCTTGTAGGCTTCATATGTATTTATAATATTACTTTTCATTATTCTGAAAAGCCAATATACACATTTTCTCCTTCAATTTTTACTGGATATGTAGCAATAGCATCCATATCTCCATTTAAATTTTCGCCATTCTCTAACGAGAAAGTTTTTTTGTGTAACGGACAAGCGACTTTAGGAATTCCTTTATCATCACCAATCATACCTCGTGATAAAACCATTTCCATTTTATGCGGACAAACATTTTGGCAGGCGTACCATTTGTCCATTTTTGCGAAATTAAAAACAGCTATTTGCTTGTCTTTATATTTCACACAAGCCCCTCCGTCTTGAGGAAAATCGTTTACCGATGCGGCTTTAAACCAAACCTTGACATCTTCTACTTTGGTTGTTGCGTATTTATCTAAAACTAATTCCATACTCACTTAAATTTTATTACTATTAATTCCAAGGTTCTGGCATTTTTTGTTCTCTCATAGGGACAAAAACCAAGTTATCATCTTCGTCTTCACTATTTACAAAGTGATTGAAACGTTTCATCATTTCAGGATCATTAACCGCTTGTGTCCATTCGCACTCAAACTTATTAACTAGAGTTTCCATTTCATTTTCTAAATCTTCAGCAATCCCTAATTTATCGTCTATAATCACTTCTTTTAAGTAATCCATACCACCTTCTAAACGCTCTTGCCATGCAGCAGTACGTTGTAAAGGCTTAGCGGTTCTCATATAGAACATTAAATATCTGTCTAAATATTTAATAACAGTTTCATTATCGATTTGCTCAGCTAAAAGTTCGGCGTGACGCGGCGTTGCTCCTCCATTTCCACCTACGTATAGGTTCCAACCACCATCAACAGCGATAAGTCCGAAATCTTTTCCACGCGCCTCAGCACATTCACGGATACATCCAGAAACTCCACCTTTAATTTTATGTGGCGCACGAATACCGCGGTATCTGTTTTCTAATTCGATACCAAAACTTACACTTTCATCCATACCATAACGACACCATGTAGAGCCCACACATGTTTTTACAGTACGTAACGATTTACCGTAAGCATGACCACTTTCGAAACCATGACTAATTAATTCTTTCCAGATTAATGGTAACTGTTTTAATGTTGCACCAAATAAATCGATACGCACACCACCTGTTACTTTAGTATATAAATCGTATTTCTTGGCTATCTGACCAAGAGCAATAAGTTTATCTGGAGTAATTTCACCTCCTGGTACACGTGGTACAACAGAATAGGTTCCGTTACGTTGAATATTGGCTAAGAATCTATCGTTTGAATCTTGAATAGCATATTCTTTATTGGCCGTATCGGCATGAATCGTAGCCATTAACGATGCTACTAGAGGCTTACACAGCTCACATCCGCAACCTGTTCCATGGTTATCTATCACTTCGTTAAAAGTTCTATACCCTTTAATTTTAATAATATCGTATAATTCTTGCCTTCCTAATTCGAAGTGCTCACAAATGGTATCTTTAACTTCAATACCCAGTGATTTTAAGGTAGCATCGGTAAGATCTTTAACCATAGGCTTACAACCTCCACAACCAGTTCCTGCTTTAGTGCAAGACACTACATCTCCTAAATCTTTAGCCTCGCCGCTTTCAATAACACCACAAATCTGACCTTTAGTAACACTTTCACATGAACATATTTGAGCCTCGTCTGGTAAATCCATCACATCACCAAAAGCACCACCACCTTCGGTAGCTGGTAAGATTAATTGCGCAGGATCTTCTGGAATCGCCATACCATTTAGGTAGATTTGGTGTAACATGCTATAATCTGAAGCATCACCAACTAAAATCCCTCCTAAAAGTGATTTCCCATCTAGGCTCACGTTAATACGTTTATATAAATACTGTGTTTTATTTTCAAAAATAATGGAATGTCCTTTAGATGGTGGCATAAACGGCTCACCAAAACTCGCTACATCTACCCCAATTAACTTTAGTTTGGTAGACATATCAATGTCTGCAGGCATTAATTTTTCGGTATTCCCGATAATTTGATTTACAGCAACCTCGGCCATATCGTAACCAGGAGCTACTAAACCGTAAATCATTTGATTATATAGGGCGATTTCACCAATGGCATAAATATTAGGATCTGACGTTTGCATCTTGTTATCTACAACAATGCCGCCACGAACACCCATTTCTAAACCACAAGTTTTTCCTAGCTCGTCTCTAGGTCGAATACCTGCCGAAATAACAAGCATATCAACATCTAGAACATCATCTTCGCCAAATTCCATTCCTGTGATACGATCATCACCCAAAATTTGATTGGTCGCTTTACTTAAGTGTATGTTTAAACCAATAGACTCCAATTTAAGTTGCAGCACTTGGCTACTTCTCAAATCCAATTGTCTTGGCATTAATTTATTTGCAAACTCTACAATATGTGGCTCTAAGCCCATATCTTTAACTGCTTTTCCTGCTTCTAAACCTAACAAACCACCACCTAAAACAGCTGCTCTAGCACTTGGTTTTTCAGCTTTAATCTCGGCAGCATAAGCCAACATGCCTTCTAAATCTTCGATGGTTCTATAAACAAAAACCCCTTTTTTCTCCACTCCTTTAATTGGTGGTACAAAAGGCGCCGATCCTGTTGCTAAAACCAAATAATCATAAGAAAATACGCGATCACTTACTGTTGTAATTGTTTTTTTACCTCTACTTATATCTACGACACGCTCGCTCGTCACTAACTCGATACCGTTTTCCTCATACCAAGACCTAGGAGCCATCTCTAAGGCTTCGGCATCTTGGTTTTCAAAAAACTCACTTAAGTGCACTCGATCGTAAGCTGGTCTTGGCTCTTCACCAAAAACCGTGATCTTAAAGTCCTTACTTTCAGCGTTTGCTACAAATTTTTCACAAAACTTATAACCAACCATTCCGTTTCCAACAACAATAATTTGTTTCATAATTACGTATTTGAAAACAAAACTAAGTATTTATACTTATTTTGCACTGTATTTTTCTAAGAAATTTTCGTAGAAAGCCGATTATTGTCGATTTCTCAAATTGATTTACGATTAATTGCTTTTTAAGAAAATTAAAGGATGAGTTTTGATGAAAACCCTAAAGAATCTCAATTGTGACGCGTATGCTCTTGGATGCGGGCGTTTTCGCAGTATGCGCAAAACTATCTAGCGGCACCAATACATTCGTTTCTGGAAAATAGGTAGCACAGCAATTTTTAGGAATATCGTAACCAACAACCTTAAAACTACGTACTTTTCTAGTTATTCCGTTAAATTCCGACTTCAAATTAACCACCTGATGCTCGGTTAACCCCCGTTCTTGCATGTCTTCACGGTTCATAAAAACAACCCGTCGGTCGTTAAATACACCACGGTAACGATCGTCTAAACCATAAATCGTGGTATTAAATTGATCATGACTACGTATGGTCATCATTACCAATTCGCCATCCTTTAACTTCCAATCTGGCATTTTATTAATGGAAAAGTTAGCTTTTCCTGTAGAAGTATTAAATTTTCTAACACGGGCACCATTAGGCAAATAAAATCCTGAAGGATTATTTAAGCGCTTATTATAACTATCGAAACCAGCAACGACCTCTTCAATATCGTTTCTCACCAAAGTATAGTCATCTTTATACGCTAACCAATTAATTTTAGAGCGCTCCTTTAAAGTGGCATTTGCGATACCACAAACCACTGCTACTTCACTGAGCAGATCTTTAGAGCAGGGTTCTAAAACACCTTTAGTTGAAGACACCACACCCATTGAGTTTTCAACACTTTGAATTTGAAGTCCCGATTTCTGATAATCCTTTTCGGTACGTCCTAAACAAGGAAATATGAGTGCCTCCTTTCCTGTTACTAAGTGTGAACGGTTTAATTTAGTACTAACATGTACTGTTAAATTGCAGTTTTCTAACGCTTTCGCGGAATATAGAGTATCGGGTACCGCCGAGATAAAATTACCTCCCAAACCAAAAAACACTTTGGCCTTTTTCTCGTACATGGCTTTTATGGCCTCGATAACGGAATAGCCATGTTTTGCGCTAGGTTTGAAGCCATATTTATTTTCAATTTTATCTAAAAAAGCCTGAGGTGCCGATTCCCAAATGCCTACCGTTCTATCGCCTTGAACATTGGAATGTCCACGAACAGGACAGGTTCCAGCACCTTCTTTACCAATACTTCCTTTTAAAAGCAGAAGATTAACAACTTCGCGAATGTTATCAACAGCATTTTCATGTTGGGTAAGTCCCATAGCCCAACAAATAATGATTTTCTTTTTATTTAAAACCAAATCAAAAACCTGATTGAAAATATCTAACGAAACCCCTGAAGCCGCTAAACAAGCTTCAAAATTATAAGTTTTTAAATCGGCTATAAAATCGGCGTAACCACTAGTCAATGTATTTATAAACTCACGATCGAACACACCGCCTTTTTCTTCTTCAGCTTCTAATAATTTTAATAGTAAGGCTTTAAAAAAAGCCACATCACCGTTAATGGTAATTGGCACAAATACATCGGCAATTTGTGTTCCGCCAGTTAGTAATTTTATAGGGTTTTGCGGATTGGTAAACCTAACTAATCCTGCTTCTGGTAGCGGATTTATAGCCACCACTTTTCCGTCATTATTTTTACATTTTTCTAAAGCTGTTAACATTCTCGGGTGGT
This genomic interval from Tamlana carrageenivorans contains the following:
- a CDS encoding MFS transporter, which codes for MNTTKGANKILFINTLAFTFCFAAWLLNGILVTFLVDNQVFDWSGVEIGWLIGIPVLTGAIFRLPAGVLTDKLGGKPLFTGLLLLCAVPMYLLSYANDFWSFALCSLGFGIAGASFAVGIAFSSIWFPKERQGIALGIFGAGNAGAAITTLVGPKLLDYLTDGKTNLDGWREMPKIYAAVLVLMAVIFFLTTKNKKPASSTKSLKGMMAPLKSIRVWRFGLYYFLVFGCFVAFAGWLVPYYTNVYALDLATAGLLASCFSLPSGVIRAFGGWLSDRVGARKVMYWVLGSSLIFSAILIVPKMDIYAAGKGIMAKSAGTVTDVSATYIEVNGVKCPVKSKTDKLANVDEGFHIFPVKESWQEVLVQKGDEVKKKQLIAKGNTHIFFQANLWIFAIIAIIIGSIWGIGKAAVYKHIPDYFPEEVGVVGGMVGVLGGLGGFVCPILFGYLLEGTGLWSSCWILMLFLSAICLIWMHRVVQKMADKATPQLVDKFEKEME
- a CDS encoding type II toxin-antitoxin system RelE/ParE family toxin, yielding MGAIIKPVKWTKRALKDLNKISIFNVKRMGKQKALAIAHNIIDASKILENTAYDFENIGSVDEAFDHLKLEYRKIFYKNYKITYRNGKTKIYITRVFDSHQNPNKNK
- a CDS encoding response regulator transcription factor — its product is MDIINVVLADDHVLVRDGIRALLEDQSGVKVVAEASNGKEALEIVAETKPHVLIVDIRMPEMNGIEVVGVISKTYPDVRTLVLSMHDSEEYVLKAIQAGADGYLLKGASKEEFIKALNNVASGGKYFTGDVSAIIMNNFVNGNTNAAVVPEKKAVKDPFKLTKREKQILNLVLQLKNNKDIAEELQISKRTAEVHRFNLMKKLEVKNLMELSNKAKEFDLV
- a CDS encoding RidA family protein, producing the protein MERRLISSNSDFENKIGYSRAVVKNGWVFVSGTTGYNYETMRISDDIVEQTEQCFVNIIKALEEAGVSLKDTVRVTYILPEAKDFEACWPVLNKYFGHIKPAATMFSAGLADDKMKIEIQITALKG
- a CDS encoding ATP-binding protein; this encodes MTKHGNSLDQSTFDKLSRLYIIALSAIAVSVIVSQILIRNHLSNQETDSSVINVAGRQRMLSQKLTKNVVSLTSEKSLEGRIALKNRIKETLNVWELSHHALQNGNDSLGLPDTNSADVKVRFAVLNPVFDKMRFATKTIISEIEKSPELDLSTLNTEVDIVRDNEGDFLLMMDDIVNQYDLEAEKKVAWLRRLESWLTALTLLILLAEFLFIFWPAAKSVRSTLSELLYAEKRAKKMAFDADELSLAKEKSIKELRALSRAMDDTLLFARILQNGQIVHMGNKFSRLFAYSKLNDLGLFWKVLSTVENEQLIIEELIVKSKKTGWQGEVKATTKDGKDVWLEMAIIPFSPTEDKSELLIIASEITDRKEAQLEIDRLTAASFEEKMNQQKIISSKIIENQEKEQNRIAKDVHDGIGQMLTGLKYNLESIDTTDVEKATAKVENLKILASDIIKGIRTATFNLTPPELTDHGIVPAITKLTQELAKLTGKQIMLFNKTDFNQRLDSLSEINIYRITQEAVNNAIKYAETSHILVSLSHSKDILSIVIDDNGIGFNPSKVKNIKNGDGGMGMTFMRERIKYINGRFFINSEPGKGTRVTLNIPLKEK
- a CDS encoding DUF4202 domain-containing protein, with the translated sequence MKPTRFETAIALIDKKNAEDTNTYQVAGIDYPKELLYSQRMTRKLLQFNPNASKALQIAARAQHICRWKIARDEYPMDRVGYLKWRETLKKMHAEITAEILEQVGYDQQFIDRVSLLINKKLIKKNEETQILEDTICLVFLDYYFEEFAAKHEDEKIIDILQKTWVKMSEDGHQAALQLPYSEKSLELVKKAIS
- the nirD gene encoding nitrite reductase small subunit NirD, with amino-acid sequence MELVLDKYATTKVEDVKVWFKAASVNDFPQDGGACVKYKDKQIAVFNFAKMDKWYACQNVCPHKMEMVLSRGMIGDDKGIPKVACPLHKKTFSLENGENLNGDMDAIATYPVKIEGENVYIGFSE
- the nirB gene encoding nitrite reductase large subunit NirB; this encodes MKQIIVVGNGMVGYKFCEKFVANAESKDFKITVFGEEPRPAYDRVHLSEFFENQDAEALEMAPRSWYEENGIELVTSERVVDISRGKKTITTVSDRVFSYDYLVLATGSAPFVPPIKGVEKKGVFVYRTIEDLEGMLAYAAEIKAEKPSARAAVLGGGLLGLEAGKAVKDMGLEPHIVEFANKLMPRQLDLRSSQVLQLKLESIGLNIHLSKATNQILGDDRITGMEFGEDDVLDVDMLVISAGIRPRDELGKTCGLEMGVRGGIVVDNKMQTSDPNIYAIGEIALYNQMIYGLVAPGYDMAEVAVNQIIGNTEKLMPADIDMSTKLKLIGVDVASFGEPFMPPSKGHSIIFENKTQYLYKRINVSLDGKSLLGGILVGDASDYSMLHQIYLNGMAIPEDPAQLILPATEGGGAFGDVMDLPDEAQICSCESVTKGQICGVIESGEAKDLGDVVSCTKAGTGCGGCKPMVKDLTDATLKSLGIEVKDTICEHFELGRQELYDIIKIKGYRTFNEVIDNHGTGCGCELCKPLVASLMATIHADTANKEYAIQDSNDRFLANIQRNGTYSVVPRVPGGEITPDKLIALGQIAKKYDLYTKVTGGVRIDLFGATLKQLPLIWKELISHGFESGHAYGKSLRTVKTCVGSTWCRYGMDESVSFGIELENRYRGIRAPHKIKGGVSGCIRECAEARGKDFGLIAVDGGWNLYVGGNGGATPRHAELLAEQIDNETVIKYLDRYLMFYMRTAKPLQRTAAWQERLEGGMDYLKEVIIDDKLGIAEDLENEMETLVNKFECEWTQAVNDPEMMKRFNHFVNSEDEDDNLVFVPMREQKMPEPWN
- a CDS encoding FdhF/YdeP family oxidoreductase; translation: MSLSAKEKALTPEESKNLKTTKPPVNSVGFGGIVAAFKQTSKYMNLKDTFVLARKMNQKGGFDCPGCAWPDPDDDRSSLGEFCENGLKAIAEEAQNKTIGADFFKKHSVDALATWSDFEIGKSGRLAEPMFLAEGATHYQPISWEDAFNKVGAHLNALDSPDEAVFYTSGRTTNEAAFLYQLFVREFGTSNLPDCSNMCHEASGSALSETLGIGKGSVTLDDLYKAELVLVVGQNPGTNHPRMLTALEKCKNNDGKVVAINPLPEAGLVRFTNPQNPIKLLTGGTQIADVFVPITINGDVAFFKALLLKLLEAEEEKGGVFDREFINTLTSGYADFIADLKTYNFEACLAASGVSLDIFNQVFDLVLNKKKIIICWAMGLTQHENAVDNIREVVNLLLLKGSIGKEGAGTCPVRGHSNVQGDRTVGIWESAPQAFLDKIENKYGFKPSAKHGYSVIEAIKAMYEKKAKVFFGLGGNFISAVPDTLYSAKALENCNLTVHVSTKLNRSHLVTGKEALIFPCLGRTEKDYQKSGLQIQSVENSMGVVSSTKGVLEPCSKDLLSEVAVVCGIANATLKERSKINWLAYKDDYTLVRNDIEEVVAGFDSYNKRLNNPSGFYLPNGARVRKFNTSTGKANFSINKMPDWKLKDGELVMMTIRSHDQFNTTIYGLDDRYRGVFNDRRVVFMNREDMQERGLTEHQVVNLKSEFNGITRKVRSFKVVGYDIPKNCCATYFPETNVLVPLDSFAHTAKTPASKSIRVTIEIL